The Aliiroseovarius pelagivivens genome contains a region encoding:
- a CDS encoding glutamate-5-semialdehyde dehydrogenase encodes MSDDIKTMMTGIGTRARVAARDLAFAPADAKEKALMAAADACWERRDQIISANEKDMEFGRNKGLSDAMMDRLMLDEDRIKGMCDGLRAVAAQDDPVGEVMEEWDRPSGLNIRRVRTPLGVIGVIYESRPNVTADAGALCLKAGNAVILRGGSESFHSAGLIHECLQDGLRAAGLPVDAIQLIPTRDRAAVSEMLTMTDHVDVIVPRGGKGLVGLVQREARVPVFAHLEGIVHIYIDKDADAEKTRNVVMNAKTRRTGICGSAECLLIHRDAQELGQAVIDDLMAAGVEVRVGEGLTGSVPATDDDWGTEYLDSIIAAKLVDDVDGAIDHINRYSSSHTDAIMTENDATADHFFTRIDSAILMRNASTQFADGGEFGMGAEIGIATGKMHARGPVGSKQLTSFKYLVVGDGTTRS; translated from the coding sequence ATGAGCGACGACATCAAAACCATGATGACCGGCATTGGCACCCGCGCCCGCGTGGCCGCACGTGACCTTGCTTTCGCGCCAGCCGATGCCAAAGAGAAAGCCTTGATGGCGGCGGCGGATGCCTGTTGGGAGCGTCGGGACCAAATCATCTCTGCCAACGAGAAAGATATGGAGTTCGGTCGCAACAAAGGCCTGTCTGACGCAATGATGGACCGCTTGATGCTGGACGAAGATCGCATCAAGGGCATGTGCGACGGATTGCGTGCGGTTGCCGCGCAGGATGATCCGGTGGGCGAGGTGATGGAAGAATGGGACCGTCCCTCGGGCCTGAACATTCGTCGCGTGCGTACACCCTTGGGTGTGATCGGCGTGATCTATGAAAGCCGCCCCAATGTGACGGCGGATGCGGGCGCATTGTGCCTGAAGGCCGGAAACGCGGTAATTTTGCGTGGAGGCTCCGAGAGCTTTCATTCAGCCGGTTTGATCCACGAATGTCTGCAAGACGGTCTGCGTGCTGCTGGTCTTCCGGTGGATGCCATCCAGCTTATTCCGACCCGTGATCGTGCTGCGGTCAGCGAGATGCTGACAATGACTGACCATGTGGACGTGATCGTTCCGCGCGGAGGCAAGGGCCTTGTAGGGTTGGTCCAGCGCGAGGCACGCGTGCCGGTGTTCGCGCATCTGGAAGGCATCGTGCATATCTATATCGACAAAGACGCGGATGCCGAGAAGACCCGGAACGTGGTGATGAATGCCAAGACCCGTCGCACCGGCATTTGTGGCTCGGCAGAGTGCCTGCTGATCCATCGCGATGCGCAGGAGCTGGGACAAGCCGTGATCGACGATCTGATGGCGGCTGGGGTCGAGGTGCGGGTGGGCGAAGGTCTGACCGGCAGTGTCCCTGCAACGGACGATGATTGGGGCACCGAATATCTGGACAGCATCATTGCTGCCAAGCTTGTGGATGATGTGGATGGCGCGATTGATCACATCAACCGCTATTCGTCGTCTCATACAGATGCGATCATGACGGAAAACGATGCGACGGCGGATCATTTCTTTACCCGTATCGATAGCGCGATCCTGATGCGCAATGCGTCGACTCAGTTTGCAGACGGGGGCGAATTTGGCATGGGTGCCGAGATCGGGATTGCCACTGGCAAAATGCACGCGCGTGGCCCGGTTGGGTCCAAGCAATTGACGTCGTTCAAGTATCTTGTCGTCGGAGATGGCACCACGCGCTCTTGA